The following coding sequences are from one Geothrix sp. window:
- a CDS encoding NHL repeat-containing protein, translating into MVSIVALFLAFLPIAQGTSGGPTAPGGASVKELVSVQRRVTVKTLVGQPGWPGAVNGPTSSALLFEPHGVAVGNDGTVYISEAGNHALRQFTPDGILRPLAGSLGREGGQDGSGGEARFYLPNSLSIDHKGNLFVADLANHAVRKITPKGVVTTFAGKLRALGDADGPASVARFNRPHGIAVGDDGTVYVTDAVNHTIRKITPDGRVVTVAGKALHPGSMDGVGTEARFLMPFAIAVDRNGTMFVADRGNDAIRKITPDGVVTTLAGKLGVPGTKDGLRGEARFSSPRGIDIDQNGNLYVADYDSCLIRMVSPEGLVTTLAGKGYEAGSADGSGLEARFKGPHGITVDTKGRVFVADSDNHLIRMLILND; encoded by the coding sequence ATGGTTTCCATAGTTGCCCTGTTTCTCGCCTTCTTACCCATTGCCCAGGGAACTTCAGGCGGGCCGACTGCGCCTGGAGGGGCTTCGGTCAAAGAACTGGTCTCCGTTCAGAGACGGGTGACCGTCAAGACGCTTGTCGGTCAACCCGGCTGGCCTGGAGCTGTTAACGGACCGACCAGTTCCGCCCTGCTTTTTGAGCCCCATGGTGTGGCGGTGGGCAACGACGGTACGGTCTATATCTCAGAGGCTGGCAACCATGCACTCCGCCAATTCACACCAGATGGCATCCTTAGGCCGTTGGCAGGTTCCCTCGGGCGCGAAGGTGGCCAGGATGGGAGTGGGGGAGAGGCTAGATTCTATTTACCAAACAGCCTGAGCATCGACCACAAGGGCAATCTTTTTGTGGCAGATCTCGCGAATCACGCCGTCCGCAAGATCACGCCCAAAGGCGTGGTCACCACCTTTGCTGGGAAGCTGAGGGCCCTTGGAGATGCGGATGGCCCGGCGTCAGTGGCTCGGTTCAACCGTCCCCACGGCATCGCGGTTGGGGATGATGGCACGGTTTACGTCACCGACGCTGTGAACCACACCATCCGCAAGATCACCCCTGATGGGAGGGTTGTCACGGTCGCAGGAAAGGCACTGCACCCTGGCTCAATGGATGGAGTAGGAACTGAGGCCCGATTCCTGATGCCGTTCGCCATCGCCGTAGATCGAAATGGGACGATGTTCGTCGCGGATCGTGGAAATGATGCCATCCGGAAAATCACACCAGATGGCGTCGTCACGACCTTAGCCGGCAAGCTCGGTGTCCCTGGGACGAAAGATGGGCTTCGTGGTGAAGCACGGTTCTCCAGCCCGCGTGGCATTGACATCGACCAGAATGGAAATCTTTATGTCGCAGACTACGATAGCTGTCTGATTCGGATGGTCTCACCAGAAGGGCTTGTCACCACCTTGGCGGGAAAGGGGTATGAAGCGGGAAGTGCCGATGGATCTGGTTTGGAAGCACGCTTCAAGGGCCCCCACGGGATTACGGTCGACACCAAGGGGCGTGTTTTCGTCGCGGACTCCGACAACCACCTCATCCGAATGTTGATTCTAAACGACTAG